In the genome of Populus alba chromosome 11, ASM523922v2, whole genome shotgun sequence, one region contains:
- the LOC118031312 gene encoding wings apart-like protein 2 isoform X4: MIVRTYGRRNRDGGNLTRTFSDSLDDDLADHNYSFSDSFSLSQETTQSNQDFFSHNFPFSSQESTSYSLDLDPYNFDDNPIPNGVVPRKSKKPRRSKSKSERNGIGNSNLLTSSTTLMEAQEFGEMMEHVDEVNFALDGLKKGQPLRIKRASLLSLLGICGTQQQRRLLRAQGMAKTIIDAILGLSFDDSTSNLAAAALFYVLTSDGQDEHILESPTCIRFLIKLLKPIISTATEDKTRNIGSKLLALRKDSDILRDTSKLADSSSTAIAAKVQEILVNCKDMKSHSGDDSRTERPELTPKWIALLSMEKACLSKISFEDTSGMVRKTGGGFKEKLRELGGLDAVFEVTMNCHSVIERWAEHNSSSIQDTKHDMRHSSLVLLLKCLKIMENATFLSNDNQTHLLGMRANSDSHGHQLSFTKIIISIIKILSGLHLLKSSPAVSIDGNHCSLSERSDNASDLALIDDVRAVDNNGVICISSSTDCCNEERTSSWKGSNVYHCNEERTSSGKRLNVSQNSIGRLSLSASCSETATRFMKNTCQLKMRVPSMPSSCSETLRSCDSNRSRTKFGLVEKTNCTKDACSDLLDDSQDPYAFDEDDFQPSKWDLLSGKRKISRTHNGRVTPREVENGCQYKLMSPDESSNGGNGLHKSSNKEHHHSQKSSYCNVPDEEHSSLLADCLLTAIKVLMNLTNDNPIGCQQIAACGGLETMSSLIAGHFPLFSSSISFFGKMQEDSSSIPLENQNDIHLTDQELDLLVAILGLLVNLVEKDGDNRSRLAATSISLSSSEGSEDESRKDVIPLLCSIFLANQGAGDAAGEGNMVSWNDEAAVLQGEKEAEKMIVEAYSALLLAFLSTESKSIHDSIADCLPNQNLAILVPVLERFVAFHLTLNMISPETHKAVSEVIESCRIR, encoded by the exons ATGATCGTTAGAACGTACGGTCGGCGAAACAGAGACGGAGGAAACCTAACGAGAACCTTTTCAGATTCATTAGACGACGACTTAGCTGACCATAATTACTCCTTCAGCgactccttttctctctctcaagaaACTACCCAATCTAATCAAGATTTCTTCAGCCATAactttcctttctcttctcaagAATCCACCTCTTATTCTCTCGATCTCGATCCCTACAATTTCGACGACAATCCCATCCCAAACGGCGTCGTCCCAAGAAAATCGAAGAAGCCGAGGCGTAGTAAGTCAAAATCTGAGAGAAACGGTATTGGGAATTCTAATCTTTTGACTAGCTCGACGACGTTGATGGAGGCGCAAGAATTTGGGGAAATGATGGAGCATGTTGATGAGGTTAATTTTGCACTTGATGGGTTAAAGAAAGGACAGCCTTTGAGAATTAAGAGAGCTAGTTTGCTGTCTTTGTTAGGGATTTGTGGGACTCAACAACAGAGACGGCTATTGAGGGCTCAAGG GATGGCCAAGACAATAATTGATGCTATTCTGGGCCTCAGCTTTGATGACTCAACAAGCAATCTGGCTGCTGCTGCACTCTTCTATGTTTTGACGAGTGAT GGTCAAGATGAACACATTTTAGAGTCACCAACTTGCATTCgttttcttattaaattgttaaaacccATCATTTCTACTGCCACTGAAGATAAGACTCGAAATATAGGCAGTAAGCTTTTAGCATTACGCAAGGATTCTGACATCTTACGAGATACAAGTAAGCTGGCAGATTCTAGCTCTACTGCCATTGCTGCCAAAGTTCAGGAAATTCTTGTTAATTGCAAGGACATGAAGTCACATTCTGGTGATGATAGTAGAACAGAGAGGCCAGAATTGACTCCAAAATGGATTGCATTGTTGTCCATGGAGAAAGCTTGTTTATCTAAGATATCTTTTGAAG ATACATCTGGCATGGTAAGGAAGACAGGGGGGGGCTTTAAGGAAAAGTTACGAGAGCTTGGAGGACTTGATGCTGTCTTCGAGGTCACCATGAACTGTCACTCTGTTATAGAG AGGTGGGCAGAACATAATTCATCTTCCATTCAGGATACAAAACATGACATGCGTCACTCGAGCCTGGTGCTGCTTCTGAAATGCTTGAAAATTATGGAAAATGCTACATTTTTGAGTAACGATAATCAG ACTCATCTGCTTGGAATGAGGGCGAACTCAGATTCTCATGGGCATCAGCTATCTTTTACTAAAATCATAATAAGCATCATAAAAATTCTATCCG GTCTTCATCTACTTAAGAGTTCTCCTGCTGTTTCCATTGATGGAAACCATTGTAGTCTTTCTGAAAGGAGTGATAATGCTTCTGATTTGGCCTTGATTGACGACGTCAGAG CAGTAGACAACAATGGGGTTATTTGTATCAGTTCTTCTACAGATTGCTGCAATGAAGAGAGGACCTCCTCTTGGAAAGGCTCAAATGTATATCACTGCAATGAAGAGAGGACCTCCTCTGGGAAACGCTTAAATGTATCTCAGAATTCCATTGGTCGGTTGAGTCTTTCTGCCTCCTGTTCTGAAACTGCCACACgatttatgaaaaatacttGTCAACTGAAGATGAGAGTCCCTTCCATGCCCAGTTCATGTAGTGAGACATTAAGGAGTTGCGATAGTAATAGGTCGAGGACCAAATTTGGTCTTGTTGAAAAAACTAATTGTACAAAAGATGCCTGCAGTGACTTGTTAGATGACAGCCAAGATCCTTATGCATTTGATGAAGATGATTTTCAGCCCTCAAAGTGGGACTTGCTATCTGGGAAACGAAAAATCTCTCGAACTCATAATGGTAGGGTAACCCCCAGAGAAGTTGAAAATGGGTGTCAATATAAGCTAATGAGTCCAGATGAATCAAGTAATGGTGGAAATGGCCTCCACAAATCAAGTAACAAGGAACATCATCATTCACAGAAAAGCTCTTATTGCAATGTTCCTGATGAAGAACATTCCAGCCTTTTGGCAGACTGTCTTCTTACTGCTATCAAG GTTCTAATGAATTTAACAAATGACAATCCTATTGGCTGTCAACAAATTGCTGCTTGTGGAGGACTGGAGACTATGTCTTCATTGATTGCCGGCCACTTCCCTTTGTTCAGTTCATCTATATCTTTCTTTGGAAAGATGCAAGAGGACAGTTCAAGCATTCCACTCGAAAATCAGAATGATATTCATCTTACTGATCAAGAGTTGGATTTGCTTGTTGCTATATTGGGCCTACTTGTGAACTTGGTAGAAAAGGATGGGGATAACAG ATCAAGGCTTGCTGCAACAAGTATTTCGCTGTCAAGCTCAGAAGGGTCAGAAGATGAGAGTCGCAAGGATGTAATTCCATTACTGTGCTCCATCTTTCTAGCCAACCAAGGTGCAGGTGATGCCGCTGGAGAAGGAAACATGGTGTCTTGG AATGACGAGGCAGCTGTATTACAAGGAGAGAAGGAAGCAGAGAAGATGATTGTTGAAGCTTATTCAGCACTGCTACTTGCATTCCTATCAACTGAAAG CAAGAGCATACATGATTCCATTGCTGATTGCCTCCCGAACCAGAACCTGGCTATCCTTGTTCCTGTGTTGGAGAGATTTGTG GCATTTCACTTGACATTAAACATGATATCACCAGAGACTCATAAAGCTGTGAGCGAAGTGATCGAATCATGTAGAATCCGATGA